Part of the Pelorhabdus rhamnosifermentans genome, GTGACTAATAATTTCTAGCCCAAGCGCCTGTGCCTTTGCTGATTCTCCATGATGCTCACCAATCAAGGCTTTAAGGCATTCAGCCAGACCGATAAAACCGATGGAAAGTGTACCGTGTTTTAACACTTCGCGGATCTCGTCGTCAGGACCGAGTTTATCTGAATCCAGCCATATGCCGTCACCCATGAGGAAGGGGAAATTACGAACCTTTTTCTGGCACTGAATTTCAAAACGATCAAGTAGTTGATCAATACATAATTGAATGAGTGAATCTAGTTTTATATAGAATTCGGAAATATTGTTGTTACTTAAAATGCCGAGACGCGGTAAATTAATGGAAGTAAAGCTCAGATTGCCGCGGCCATAAACTGTTTCTCGTGCAGGATCGTTGACATTGCCGATGGTGCGTGTACGACAACCCATATAAGCGATTTCAGTCTCGGGATGGCCGGCCTTGTAATATTGCTGATTGAAGGGTGCGTCGATAAATGAAAAGTTAGGGAAAAGACGTTTGGCGCTGACACGGCAGGCAAGTTTGAACAAATCATAGTTCGGGTCGCCAGGGTTATAATTCACCCCTTCTTTGAGCTTAAATATCTGTATTGGGAAAATGGGGGTTTCGCCGTAACCAAGGCCCGATTCTGTGGCCAACATGATGTTTTTCATAATCATGCGGCCTTCAGGTGAGATGTCGGTACCGTAGTTAACTGAACTGAACGGTACCTGGGCACCGGCCCGACTGTGCATGGTGTTTAAATTATGGATGAGAGCTTCCATAGCCTGATAAGTGGCCCGGTCCGTTTCCTTCAGAGCTTGTTTTAGTGAAAAGGCTTGTGATTTTTTTAGTAAGACCGGATCAAAGCAGTCCGCGAGCAGACGATTTTCTTCCGCTATGTAGTCAGTGGGATTGGAAATTTCCGGTGCCGTTTTCAAGCGACTCCAGATATCTTTTGCTGTATCTTTGATTTTTTCAGCGATACCGTCTTCGCTGTCAGTGCTAAAGGCAAGTGATTTGATTAAGTTGTCCCAATATTTTCTAGCAAAGGTTTTCCGTACGCCATCGGCCAGGCCATAGTCAAAATTCGGAATGCTTTGGCCACCATGTTGATCATTTTGGTTGGATTGAATAGCAATACAGGCAAGAGCTGAATAGCTTGCAATGTCGTTGGGCTCGCGAAGATAACCATGCCCCGTCGAAAAACCACCCTTGAACAGTTTTTGAATGTCAATTTGGCAGCATGTTGTTGTTAAGGTATAAAAATCGAAATCGTGAATATGAATGTCACCATCGCGAT contains:
- a CDS encoding anaerobic ribonucleoside triphosphate reductase, which codes for MLTTIVKRDGREVPFNLEKITNAIYKSLQAVGNGDSKLAFDLAIKVAEQTDQVNSETHTHPSVEEIQDIVEKVLIDADLSKVAKSYILYRAERTRAREMNTRLMKTYEEITTRDSKESNLKRDNANIDGDTAMGSMLKYGSEGAKIYNEMYILKPEHAKAHRDGDIHIHDFDFYTLTTTCCQIDIQKLFKGGFSTGHGYLREPNDIASYSALACIAIQSNQNDQHGGQSIPNFDYGLADGVRKTFARKYWDNLIKSLAFSTDSEDGIAEKIKDTAKDIWSRLKTAPEISNPTDYIAEENRLLADCFDPVLLKKSQAFSLKQALKETDRATYQAMEALIHNLNTMHSRAGAQVPFSSVNYGTDISPEGRMIMKNIMLATESGLGYGETPIFPIQIFKLKEGVNYNPGDPNYDLFKLACRVSAKRLFPNFSFIDAPFNQQYYKAGHPETEIAYMGCRTRTIGNVNDPARETVYGRGNLSFTSINLPRLGILSNNNISEFYIKLDSLIQLCIDQLLDRFEIQCQKKVRNFPFLMGDGIWLDSDKLGPDDEIREVLKHGTLSIGFIGLAECLKALIGEHHGESAKAQALGLEIISHMRAKIDKAAQKYKLNFSLLATPAEGLSGRFVEIDKKRFGSIPGITDREYYTNSFHIPVYYPVSAYDKINLEAPYHNLTNGGHITYVELDGDPTKNLDAFESVIRCMKESGVGYGSINHPVDRDPACGYNGIIDNTCPKCGRNEMDGPSFERIRRITGYLVGTLDRFNNAKRAEVRDRVTHVCGEQQDRKMEVL